Genomic segment of Ardenticatena maritima:
GCAAGTACACCTACACCATCCAAGACCCCGCCGAAATGGCGCGGCATGCGCTGGAAGACCTGGACCCCACGTTTACAACGCACGTGCAACCGGGGGACATTGTGGTTGGTGGGCGCAACTGGGGGTGTGGTTCCAGCCGCGAGCAAGCCGTCACGGCGCTGAAAGCCGCCGGTGTGGGGGCGATCGTGGCGGCGTCGTTTGCCCGCATCTACTACCGCAACGCCATCAACAACGCATTGCCTGCCATCATCTGCCCCGAAGCCGTTGAGGCGCTGCAACATGGTGAAACCGCCGAGATTGACTTGGAAAGGGGCGTTATTCAGTGCGCCGCGGGAGCGTTCACGTTTCCCCCCCTGCCCGAAGCGGTGCTTGGCATTTTTCAGGCGGGCGGGCTTTTGGCGTATGTTCGACAACAACTCTCCGTGGAATAAACAAGAAGCGGCGCACAGAGCATGTGCGCCGCTTCTTATTCATCAGCCTGCTTTATGAGCCGACTACCGTCTCCACTTCATTTGGTTCGAGGTAATAGGTCATGCTTTGCAACGCCAGCACCGGGTCAATGTATTCAACGCGCACGCCTTCAGGCACACTCAGCGTAATGGGCGCGTAGTTCAGAATGGCGCGCACGCCCCCTTCGATGAGGCGATTGGCTACATCTTGCGCCGCTTCAGCCGGCACAGCAATAATGCCAATGCGAATCCCCAGTTCGGCGATACGCTCAGTCAACACATCCATGCTTTCAATCACCAGGCCGCCAATGCGTTGCCCAATTTTGGCGGGGTCGGCGTCAAAAACCGCCACAACTTGAAATCCACGATTGGCAAACCCTTTGTAATTTGCCAGCGCGTGCCCCAAATCACCAGCCCCAACAACCGCCATTGGCCATACGCGATCCACTTTGAGAATACGCCGCAACTGGTCGCGCAGGTACTCAACATCATAGCCGGTGCCTTGCTTGCCAAACTCGCCAAAGTGAGAGAGGTCTTTGCGAATTTGCGCCGAACTGATACCCAAACGCTCGCCCAATTCCTGCGACGATGTAATGCGCTTGCCTTGTCGAGCCATCAAATCGAGAGCACGCAAATAGACGGGAAGACGGTGGATGACGATATCGGGGATAACCTTCTCAACAGGACCGTTCTTCTGGGTCATTGACAAGCCTCACTTCAACAATATGAATCTCTTGTCTTCGTTTGTGAAAGTCTGCACGCACTTGTGCAGTATAGCACAAACAAAAGGCATGAGCAATCAGACTTGTCCATAAGAACAGACCGGAAGGCGGTGGCTGTGGAACATCACGTTCCACTGGTCAACATAAGAGGAGACCGATTGAAGCGCGAACGATGGTTCACACTTGTGCGCGGTTTTCAAAAAAGGTGCTCAGAAGGTACCCTTATTTTACAAATATTTTCAGCACTTCGCTACCGCAATTTTGCGTATTTTTTGCACAAAATTGTCCAAAAAAGCGGGGGGTGTGGGGAGAGTGGTGCGGTTGGGGCTTCCTTTATCTCTTATAGTTGGGGGGTAATACTCATTGCCAGAAAAAGGAACTTCCCAGCAATATGGCTGTTGAGGCAATGGCTGATGTGAAAAAAAGTAAAACGAGGCCAACTTAGAAGATTGGTTGCCCCGAGAATCAGACTTTATTCAACCTCAATGAAAAGTTTCATTTTCAAACCAGAATAGTAAAACTTTGTTTTGAATTTTCATTTTGAAAGCATGATTTTCTTTGATATGATGCTATAAGGTAGGTCATAGAGGCAAAACTTTGATTGAAACGGCTTATGAGTATCCTTCAACGTATAACAAGCACATGGCGTAGGTTGATTGAGCCATCAGCTTCCATCACGGACCCTGAGCGGCGTCTCAAATCGCGCTTTCTTATTCGCACCTTGGCTATCCTCTTTCCTATTGGTTTTTTCTTTACATTTTTGCCATTGTTGATTCTCCCCCAGGCGAACTGGTTGCGTGATACAGACATTCTATTTGTGCTCCCTGCGCTTGCCTTGTTGGCTTTCGCGTATGGATGGGCGCATCGTGGTGAGCATGAAAAGAGTGTTTGGTGGTTAAGCCTTGTGGGAAGCATCATTATTTTTATCATTGCGGTGCAAGATGGTGATGTAGAAGATTTGGTTTACTTTCTTTTGGTGCTCTTCCTGGCGAGCATGTTCTTGCCGCCGCGCTGGTTGTGGAGTGTGTTTATTGGTCAAGTCATTTTGGTGTTTTGGGCGCCATTTGTTTCTCCTGTACCTGTAGATTTAGTGGAGTTTGTGACATCCGAAGTCGCTTTTCTGGTAGTTGGATTTGCCTTGATACTTTTATTGAACACGTATCGTGAGCAATTGGAAACATTGCACCAGCGCTTATTGCGCCAGCGCGAACGGCAGTACCGCGAGCTTTTTGAAATACTTTTCGAAGGCATGGTTATCGTGCGCGATGGTGTGATAGAACATGTCACAGAAAGTTTTGCTACATTTGTGGGGCGGCGGCGGGAGACATTGATAGGGCGGCCATTGTTGACACTTTTTCCGCCAGAATCACATGCCATTATCAAGCATATTTTGGCGGAGAAAAAAAGCCCCCATGCGCATGAAGTGGTCGCTTGGAATGCAGAGAACCAGCATGTGTATTTGGAAGTGGTGGGGAAAGTTTTTTACTTCGACGAGACACCTGTGCATATTCTGGCGTTTCGGGATATTACGCATCGTAAGCACATGGAACAGGAATTGCAATATCGCGCCCATCATGATGTATTGACAGGACTTCCCAATCGGGCGGCTTTACTGGCGCGGTTGCAACAGATGATTGATGAACACCAAAATGCGAAGAACAACAGCGGGGCATTTGCCTTGCTCTTTCTTGATCTGGACCGTTTTAAGCTCATCAATGATAGCCTAGGACATGCCGTTGGTGATCAAGTTTTGCGGGAAGTGGCGATACGTTTGCAATCTGCGCGACGTGAGGATGACATTGTCGCGCGGCTTGGCGGGGATGAGTTTGTCTTGGTATTGACGGATGTCCACAGCCCCCATGAGGCGGAACAAGTCGCAAAACGTCTGCTTGATGTGCTCCGTCAACCCATTCGCGTGAACGACCATGAATTGTATGTAGATGCGAGTATTGGTATCGCCATGGATATAGGCGATTACACCAGCGCCATGACGCTTTTACAGGATGCTGACATTGCCATGTACCACGCCAAAGCCGAAGGGCGTGGCACATATCGCTTTTTTAAGACGGCAATGCGCGAGGAGCTCCAGCGAACACACGCCATGAAAATGGAGTTGCGCCGAGCCATTCAACACCAACAATTCGTGCCTTTCTACCAACCTATTTTCAATTTACAACAGAACCGCGTTGTGGGCATGGAAGTGTTTATGCGATGGCAA
This window contains:
- a CDS encoding LeuD/DmdB family oxidoreductase small subunit translates to MIIRGRVWKYGDNVNTDVIFPGKYTYTIQDPAEMARHALEDLDPTFTTHVQPGDIVVGGRNWGCGSSREQAVTALKAAGVGAIVAASFARIYYRNAINNALPAIICPEAVEALQHGETAEIDLERGVIQCAAGAFTFPPLPEAVLGIFQAGGLLAYVRQQLSVE
- a CDS encoding redox-sensing transcriptional repressor Rex — translated: MTQKNGPVEKVIPDIVIHRLPVYLRALDLMARQGKRITSSQELGERLGISSAQIRKDLSHFGEFGKQGTGYDVEYLRDQLRRILKVDRVWPMAVVGAGDLGHALANYKGFANRGFQVVAVFDADPAKIGQRIGGLVIESMDVLTERIAELGIRIGIIAVPAEAAQDVANRLIEGGVRAILNYAPITLSVPEGVRVEYIDPVLALQSMTYYLEPNEVETVVGS
- a CDS encoding putative bifunctional diguanylate cyclase/phosphodiesterase, whose translation is MSILQRITSTWRRLIEPSASITDPERRLKSRFLIRTLAILFPIGFFFTFLPLLILPQANWLRDTDILFVLPALALLAFAYGWAHRGEHEKSVWWLSLVGSIIIFIIAVQDGDVEDLVYFLLVLFLASMFLPPRWLWSVFIGQVILVFWAPFVSPVPVDLVEFVTSEVAFLVVGFALILLLNTYREQLETLHQRLLRQRERQYRELFEILFEGMVIVRDGVIEHVTESFATFVGRRRETLIGRPLLTLFPPESHAIIKHILAEKKSPHAHEVVAWNAENQHVYLEVVGKVFYFDETPVHILAFRDITHRKHMEQELQYRAHHDVLTGLPNRAALLARLQQMIDEHQNAKNNSGAFALLFLDLDRFKLINDSLGHAVGDQVLREVAIRLQSARREDDIVARLGGDEFVLVLTDVHSPHEAEQVAKRLLDVLRQPIRVNDHELYVDASIGIAMDIGDYTSAMTLLQDADIAMYHAKAEGRGTYRFFKTAMREELQRTHAMKMELRRAIQHQQFVPFYQPIFNLQQNRVVGMEVFMRWQHPERGVISPETFLPLLEEMGALYTVSLSVYEQAFRDFSQWKRTILHETAAWLHVNVDTLQLMQSEFVQDLLTRIEAHGLSPSDIAVQVHEPVLLSRSVMVEKTLQMLQRAGVHLVIDDFGTGYSSLTLLHHVKPAAVMLDRTLIEWLDSVEYVRVLKGLVNLMHAMQVTIGIEGIETEAQLHRLHQLAFEWGQGYALGRPMSSAAAMRWWHSPPVGAE